In one Trichocoleus desertorum ATA4-8-CV12 genomic region, the following are encoded:
- a CDS encoding IS4 family transposase translates to MHQVTLLRDALRPHLTWHGARLSFLAAFLIALLRVKTINFAELATAFSGNAQTDSHYKRLQRFFRHYAIDYAEIAQAVMSLMAIPEPWVLSLDRTQWQFGEHTFNILMLGVVHEGVAFPVVWCLLDKPGNSNTDERIKLFNQFLERFGERSLACLSADREFIGKDWFGYLLQEPRTPFRIRIRHNHILGKGRQRLKVSSVFQALQPGQQQVLRHKRRLWGHWLYIAALRLEDGTLLVVATQSAPKSAITDYAKRWGIETLFGSFKSRGFCLESTHLSDGERLNKLLALLSLALCWVFLTGEWLHQLKPLVVKKHGRRAKSLFRYGFDYLRHIVLNLEQKGDQFSQALQFLSCT, encoded by the coding sequence ATGCATCAGGTTACTCTACTTCGCGATGCCTTGCGTCCCCACCTCACCTGGCATGGAGCCAGACTGAGTTTTCTGGCCGCTTTCCTCATCGCCCTGCTGCGGGTTAAAACCATCAACTTTGCTGAACTCGCCACAGCCTTCAGTGGCAATGCTCAGACTGATTCCCACTACAAACGACTCCAGCGGTTTTTTCGCCACTATGCCATCGATTATGCTGAGATCGCTCAGGCAGTGATGTCTCTCATGGCAATTCCAGAACCGTGGGTGCTCTCCCTGGACCGAACGCAGTGGCAGTTTGGGGAGCACACGTTCAACATTCTGATGTTGGGTGTGGTGCATGAAGGCGTTGCCTTTCCTGTCGTCTGGTGCCTCCTCGACAAACCAGGTAATTCCAACACCGATGAACGCATCAAGTTGTTCAACCAGTTTCTAGAGCGCTTTGGAGAGCGATCGCTGGCCTGCTTGAGTGCGGACCGAGAGTTCATCGGCAAAGACTGGTTCGGCTATCTGTTGCAAGAACCGCGCACCCCCTTTCGCATCCGCATCCGCCACAATCACATCTTGGGCAAGGGTCGTCAACGTCTGAAGGTCAGCAGCGTCTTTCAAGCACTTCAGCCTGGACAGCAACAGGTGCTCCGACACAAACGACGATTGTGGGGACATTGGCTCTACATCGCGGCGTTGCGCTTGGAAGATGGCACCCTGCTGGTGGTTGCAACTCAGAGTGCTCCTAAGTCTGCAATTACAGATTATGCCAAGCGCTGGGGGATTGAAACCCTGTTTGGCAGCTTCAAAAGCCGGGGGTTCTGCTTGGAATCGACGCACCTGAGCGATGGGGAGCGACTCAATAAACTGCTGGCGCTGCTCTCCTTAGCCCTGTGCTGGGTCTTCCTGACGGGGGAGTGGTTGCATCAGCTCAAGCCGTTGGTGGTGAAGAAGCATGGGCGCAGAGCCAAGAGTTTATTTCGCTACGGATTTGACTATCTGCGTCACATTGTCCTTAACTTGGAACAGAAGGGAGATCAGTTTTCCCAGGCTCTACAATTTTTGTCCTGTACTTAG